In Micromonospora cremea, the genomic window GCCAGCCGGGTCAGGTCGTCCGGCGTACCGGTGAAGGTCATGGCCGGATGCAGGGCGAGCGGCCGAGCGCCCACCGCGGCAGCCGGTGCCAGTACGGCCAGCCCGTGCGCGCCGGAGGTGTGCGCGACCACCTGGCCCGGGCGCAGCGCGCCCCGGTCGGCGAGGTCGGCGACCACACCGGCCAGCGCGTCGTCCGGCACCGCGATCAGCAGCAGGTCGGCGGCGGCGTGGGCGACCGCGGCGACCGGGCGGCGGGGCACCTCGGGCAGCAGCAGGGCGAGCCGTGCGCGGCTGGCTCCGGAGCCGCCCGCGACGGCGACCACCCGATGGCCAGCGGCGGCGAGTGCGGCGCCCAGCACGGCACCGACCCGGCCGGCACCGATGACGCCAACGGTGAGCAGACGGGAGGTGACGGCAGCCGGGGCGCCGATGACGGCGCGATCCCGCGGTGCGGCGGGCCCCTGCGGGGCCGTCGGACGCGGGCGCAGCGGTGCGCTCATGACGACGATCCAGTCCTCGAGAAGGGGTACCGGTCGATCGCAAGTATGCGCCCGGCCTGCCGAACCGGGACAAGCATGTGTGAAAACGTTCACCACCGAAGGAACGGCCCCTCGTTGACGCCTCCGGTTGTACAAGGGACCCTTCCCAACAAGTCAGCGGCCGGGGTGCAGAAGACCAGCGTCGAGGAACTTGACCTTGGTGTCCGTACCGGCCTCGCCGTCCTCGTCCGGGATGTTTTGGCTGTCGTGCACCACCAGCAGGCCACCCGGGTACCCGAGCAATCGCCGGGAGGCCGGCCAGCAGCAGCGGTACGACCACCAGCGCGGGGATCACGAGTCGTCCCATGACCGCTGACCGTAGGGTCGGCACAGTGGCGCACCCTGAACGTGGAGTGAACTGATGTCAATTCCCTGGCGGGACGCGATGAGCCGGGCCCTCTACGGGCCGGACGGCTTTTTCGTCTCCGGCACCGGACCGGCCGACCACTTCCGAACCAGCGTGCACGCCTCCCCAGTGTTCGCCGGCGCGCTGCTGCGCCTGATCGCGGAGGTGGACACCGCCCTGGGCCATCCGTCGCGGCTCGACGTGGTCGACGTCGGGGCTGGGCGGGGAGAACTGTTGCATGAGCTGCTGCGATCCATCGAAGACGCCGCCGGGTTCGCGGTGGGGGTTTCCGGGGAGCCCACCCGCTCCGGGCGGTCAGGCTTGATCCCTCCGCGGGCGGGCTCCCCGGAAACCCTGACTTCCACGGCCTCCGCCCGTCGGTCGCCCGACGATCCGTCGGCCGTCGCCGTTCGTCCGTCGCTCGCGGAACGGGTGCGATTCACGGCAGTCGAGCTGGCACCCCGCCCCGAGCATCTGCCAGAAAAGATCGAGTGGGTCTCCGAGATCCCTGCTGGGATCAACGGCGTGCTGCTGGCAACCGAGTGGCTGGACAACGTTCCGCTGGACGTGGCGGTGCACACCGAGGACGACTGGCGATACGTGCTGGTCGATGCCGAGAACGGCGCGGAAACGATTGGTGAGCTGGTCAGTCCTGATGATCTCGACTGGTTGACCACATGGTGGACCAGACGCACGAGCCCTCGCCGTGCGGACCGTGACCCGAATCCGGCGGCGGCCGGAACGGCCGCGACTGGCGCAACCGAGTCGGGTTTCCGGGCAGCCCGGCCGGCGCAGGGATCAAGCCTGACCGCCCGGAGCCGGCCGGGCTGCCCGGAAACCCCCCACAGCAACCACACACGAGCCGAGATCGGCCGAAGCAGGGACGAGGCCTGGGCGAACGCGGTGAGGAAGATCGAGCGGGGCATGGCGGTGGCCGTGGACTACGGACACCTGCGGGAGGAACGGCCGGTGGACGGGACGCTGACCGGGTACCGGGGAGGGCGACAGGTACCGCCGGTGCCGGACGGGTCGGCTGACGTGACCGCGCACGTGGCCATGGACTCGGTCGCCTCCGCCGGTGCGGCGGTCGCCCGGTGCGCGTACTCCCTGGTCTCCCAGCGGGAGGCGCTGCGGGCGCTCGGGGCCGACGGTGGCCGACCGCCGCTGAGCCTGGCCGGCACCGACCCGGGCGGGTACGTGCGGGCGCTGGCCGCCGCGTCGGCGGTGGCCGAGCTGATCGACCCGGCGGGGCTCGGCGGGCACTGGTGGCTGCGCCAACCGGTCGGCATCCCGCTCGGTCCGGCCGTGGCACGATGACGGGCATGACCACCGACGCCGGGGACCTCCGTGAACTGACCGTCGGCACCGGGGCCGGCCTGGTCGCCGGCACCGGCGATCAGCAGCTCGGCACCGACATGGTGCTGAACATTGGCCCGCAGCACCCTTCCACCCACGGCGTGCTGCGGCTGAAGCTGGTGCTCGACGGCGAACGGGTGATCGCCTGCGAACCGATCATCGGCTACATGCACCGGGGCGCGGAGAAGCTCTTCGAGGTGCGCGACTACCGGCAGATCATCGTGCTGGCCAACCGGCACGACTGGCTCTCGGCGTTCTCCAACGAGCTGGGTGTCGTGCTCGCGGTGGAACGGCTGATGGGCATGGAGGTGCCCGAGCGGGCCACCTGGCTGCGGATGGCACTGGCCGAGCTGAACCGGGTGCTCAACCACCTGATGTTCCTCGGCTCCTACCCGCTGGAGATCGGCGCGATCACACCGGTCTTCTACGCCTTCCGGGAGCGGGAGACCATCCAGGCGGTGATGGAGGAGGTCTCCGGCGGCCGGATCCACTACATGTTCAACCGGGTGGGCGGCCTCAAGGAGGAGGTGCCGTACGGCTGGACCGGCCGGGCCCGCGCGGCGATCGGCGAGGTACGCCGGCGGCTGCCCGACCTGGACCACCTGATCCGGCGCAACGAGATCTTCCTGGCCCGGACGGTGGGCGTGGGGGTGCTCTCCGCCGCGGACGCCGCCGCGTTCGGCGCGTCCGGGCCGGTGGCCCGGGCCTCCGGGCTCGACCTGGACCTGCGCCGCGACGATCCCTACTTGGCCTACGACCAGTTGGACGTGCCGGTGGTCACCCGCACCGCCGGAGACTGCCACGCCCGCTTCGAGGTGCTGCTCGACCAGGTGTACGCCTCGCTGGACCTCGCCGAGCAGTGCCTGGACCGGGTGGACCGGCTGACCGGGCCGATCAACACCCGCCTGCCCAAGGTGCTCAAGGCGCCGGAGGGCCACACCTACGCCTGGACCGAGAACCCGCTCGGCATCAACGGCTACTACCTGGTGTCCCGGGGTGAGAAGACGCCCTGGCGGTTGAAGCTGCGCACCGCGTCGTACGCCAACGTGCAGGCACTGGCCACCCTGCTCCCCGGTTGCCTGGTGCCGGACCTGATCGCCATCCTCGGCTCGATGTTCTTCGTGGTCGGGGACATCGACAAGTGACCCCGAGCGAATCGGCCGCCGGTCAGTGCCAGCGGTCGGTGGCCGGGGCGCCTCCGGCGCGCGGCACGTCGTCCTGCGGCGGGTAGCCGTACCGCTCGTCGACCCGGCGCCGGCCGGTCCGTTCCGGTGCGGGCTCCGCCTGGTGGCCCCGCTGGCGCGGCGGACGCCACTCGTCCGGCACCGGCACGCCGCCCACCGGCAGCGCCGGCCGGTCCGCCGGCTCGTCCCGCCAACCGCCGTCGCGGTCGTAACGGCGCACCGGCTCGTCCCGGGGGTACGGCTCGCGCTCGTCGTACCGGCGCGGCTCGTCGTAGCTGCGCGCGTCCTCGTGGCGGCGGGGCTCCTCGTGGCGGACGGAGGCCCAGCGGTCGGCCACCCGGTACTCGGCGCCCGTGGCGTCGGCGTGCACCTCGGCCCGGCGCTCCCCGACCCGCAGCTCACGGCCGTTCTCGTCGTCCCGCACGGCGGCCCACCGGTCACCGGCCCGCAGCTGCGACCAGTACTCACCGGTGTCGTCCGCCCGCAGGGCCGGTCCGGGCTGCGGCACGGCGGTGGCCCGGTCGGGTTCGCGCTCCTCCGACCAGCCACGATCGTCGGGGCCCGCCCACGAATCCGGCTGCCTCCGGTCCGCGACGGGCTGCGGCCGGGCCCCCCGAACGGACTCGTCGGGCCGGGGGTACGCCTCGCGCGGATCAACCCACTCCGGCTCGTCGCGGCGGTCCGCCCAGCCGTGCTCGTCACCGTCCGGGCCGGGCCCACCCCGCTCGGCCCCCCAACCCGATCTGTCCCGCGAGCCGGTCCGGCCGGGCTCACCACGGGTCGCGGCCTGCGCGCCCCGGGACCGCTCCTCCGCGCTGCCGCCCGGGGTCCACTCCTGCGCCGGCGCGGTCCACTGGCCGGCGTACCCACCGCCGTACCGCCCACCCGGCTCGGCCGGACCGCCGTCGACAACGGTGTGCCGGGTGGTGACGTGCACCGTCTCGGTGTGCCGCACCACGCCGACCGGACGGTGCACCGACTCGGGGCGGTCGTGCTCACGAGGGCGGGGCACGGAGCCGTACCCGGCGGCCGGCCGCTCCGCGCCGTACCCGGCGGCTGGCCGCTCCGCGCCGTACGGCCCGGGGGCCGGTGGCTCGGCGCCGTAGAGCCCGCCGCTGACCGGCGGCTCGGCGCCGGCGTCGGGGGCCTCCGGGTGGTACGCCGGCTCACCATCGTCCGCGCGCTCGGGGCGGCCCCACCGGGCACCGGTGTGCTCCGGGGGCGACACCCGGCCTCGGCCCGCCGGGGCGTCGCCGGGCACCGACACGCGGCTGCGGACGGCCGGGGCATCGTCGACCGGCTCGCCGGCCGGCACCCGCGCCCGGCCGGCACCCGCCGGTTCGGCGGCCGGGGCGGCGCCGGGGAGCGCGGCGCCGCTGGCGTCGAGGCGGCGGCGGACGGCGGCGACGCCCTCCTGTGCCCGCTGCGCCTGGTCGAGCGCCTGGTTACCGCGCTGTGCGGCGGCGACGATTTCGGCGCGCAACTCCCGGCGGAGCTCCTCGATCTCGTCCAGGAGCTCATCGGCCTGTGCCGAGGCGCCGTCGCCGTCCGGCCGCAGCGCGATGGAGAGGCCGATCAGCACCACCGCCAGGATGGCGAGCACCGCCGCGAAGCGCAGCGGCCCGTTGCCGTCGGCGACCAGCAGGATCAGCGCCGCCACCGGGGCGAGGGCCACGCCGGCCCAGAAGAGCATGGTCAGCAGCGGCGGTTGACGCCGGGCATCGGGGGCGACCGGGGCTGGCATGGCTGTGCAGCCTACCGAGGATCTCCAGCTGAGGGAACGGGGTCCCGGGAAGCGCGGACGCCCCCGCCCCGGGTGGGGGCGGGGGCGTCGTCAGCACGCCACGAGGTGGCTCAGCTGGTGGCGAAGGCGCCGTCCGACGAGAAGATCAGGCCCACGCTGATGGCGCCGGTGCGCAGCCCGTTCTTGGTCAGCGGGCCGCCCTGGTCCAGTGAGGAGAACGAGCCCACCGACAGCCCGTACGTCTTCTCCAGGCCCGGCTTGCAGAACGGGCGCTGCTGGCACTCCGGCGGACCGCCCAGCACGGTCGCGTTGCCCGAGCACTTCGCGGCCAGCTCGGACAGGGTCCGCACGCCGTACTTGTCGGCGAAGGCCTGCGTGACCGCGAAGGCGTTCTGGTTCTGTGCGGCGGCCGCGGTGCCGAAGGTGATGCCCACCTTGTCGCCTTCGGCCTTCAGCGCGGTCACGGTCTTGTTGATGTCGGGCGAGGAGACCGGCTGGGCGTTGGGGCCGTTGGCCTTGGTGTTGAGGAACTCCGCCATGGTCGCCGCGTACTCCGGGACGACCTGGACCTCGCCCTTCTCCAGCGCCGGCTCGTAGAGCTCCCGGTTGCCGATCTGCTGCACCTTGACCTGGTAGCCGGCGGCGGTGAGCGCGATCCGGTACAGCTCGCCCAGGGTCTGGCTCTCGGCGAAGTTGCCGGCACCCACCACGATCTCGCCGCCCGGGCCCTTGGCGATGCCCGCGGTGACGTTGTTGGCCGACGCGAACTCCTCGGCCGCCACCTTGGGGGTCTTGCGGTCGTCGGTGACGGCCTTGTTGAGCTGGATCAGCTTCGGCGTGTCGAGCGCGGCCGAGACCTTGTCCAGCGCGGCGATCAACTGCGGGTTGGAAACCTTGCTGTTGACCGCCGGGATGACGTTGTCGGAGTTCTGGAGCTTCTTGTCGTCCTGCAATGCGATGAGCTGCTGCCCGGCGACCGGGGCGCACCCGGCCCCGGAGGCGCCCTGCTGAGGAGCGTCGGTGCCGGACGAGCCGGCATCACCACACCCGGTCAGAAGCCCTGCCGCGGCGACGACGCCGATCGCGCCGATCGCCAGACGTGTACGTGCGCGCATGTGCCCGCCTTCCGTGTCCCGGCGCGACCCAGTCCGGGCCGGCCGCGTGTCCGACGGGCGATCCTGACTGTCGGCCGCCCGCGAATGTCCACCCAACATCCTCCGCGACCGACCGACAACCTGAGGTGGAGTTCGTCACCGCATCGTCACCGGCCGGCTCGCTGCCGGTGGCCGGGCCCGCGACCGCTCACCCGAACGGGTCGTCCGTCGGACGAGCCGGGGCAGATCAGGCGCGGCCGGTGGCGTCAGCGGGCCGGGGCCGCCCCGCGCGCTGCCGGTCGCGCCGCAGCGGACGGGGGGTGATCAGCCGTTCGACGCCGCCCAGGACCACCTCGGCCAGCAACGCGAGCCCGGCCACCAGCACGCCGCCGGCCAGGATCTGACCCCCGCCCACCGCGATGCTGAGGCCGAAGCCGGTACGGATGATCTCGCCGAGGCCGCCGCCGTTGACGAACGACGCCAACGCGGTGGTGGCGATCACCTGCACGGCGGCGGTCCGGAACCCGGCGGCCAGGTAGGGCACCGCGAGCGGCAGTTCCACCCGCCGCAGCACCTGCCCGCCGGACAGACCCATCCCGCGGGCCGCGTCGAGCGCCTCCAGGTCCGCCTGGCGTACGCCGGTGTAGGCGTTGGCCAGCAACGGCGGAACGGCGAAGACGGCCAGCGCCACCACCACCGGCGTGCGGCCGAAGCCGAGGAACGTCAACGGCAGGATGGTCAGCAGCGCGAGGGTGGGGATGGCCAGGGTGGCGTTGGACACCAGCACCACCAGGCCACCACCCCGCCCGGTGTGCCCCAGCCAGAGTCCGAGCGGCCAGGCCACCAGGCAGCCGAGCGCCACCGCTGCGGCGGAGATCTCCAGGTGCTCGCCGAGCCGGTCCAGGATGCCGCCGGGGTTGGTCCAGTTCAGCGGGTCGTTGAGCCACATCACCGCCTGCTGCACCGGGCTCGCTGCGGCACTCACCGGACGCCCCGGGCGGACCAGGGGGTGACCAGCCGGCCGACCAGGACCAGCAGCAGGTCCAGCAGCACCGCGAGCGCCACGCAGAGCACCGTGCCGGTCATGATCTCGGCCTTGTAGAGATTGTTCTGGAAGCCCGCGAAGATCAGCTGACCGAGCCCGCCGTGCCCGACCAGCACCCCCACGGTGACCAGCGCGACCGTCGACACGGTGGCCAGCCGCAGCCCGGTCATGATGCCCGGGATCGCCAGCGGCAGGTCGATCCGGAACAGCCGGCGCCACCGGCCGTAGCCCATCCCCTCGGCGGCATCGCGGACCTCGGGCGGCACCTGGTTGAGCCCCGCCACCACGTTGCGGACGATCAGCAGCAGCGCGTACAGGACCAACCCGACCAGCACGGTGGTGGCGCCGGTGCCCAGGTAGGGCGCGACGAACGCGAACAACGCCAGCGACGGAATGGTGTAGATCACGCCGGTGACGCCGAGGATCGGCCCGGCCAGCGGGCGGAACCAGTACGCGACCACGGACAACGGCAGGGCGATCAGCACCGCGATCAGCACCGCGCGCCCGGTGAGGGAGGCGTGTTCACCCACCGCCGCGAGGATCGTGTCAGAGTTGTCCCGCACGTACTGCCAGGAGAACCAGGGGTTACCCGGGTCGGCCCGGTAGCTCAGGCGGAAGGACATACGTGGACGTTACCCCGGAGGCTGCCGGCGGGGCCGAAGCCCCTCGCGCAGCGTCGATCTCCCTTCAGGGCATCCAGAAGCGCTACCCGAACGGCACCGAGGCCGTCCGGGAACTCAGCCTGGAGGTCAAGGCCGGCGAGCTGGTGGTGCTGATCGGCCCGTCCGGCTGCGGCAAGTCGACGGTGCTCCGCATGGTCAACCGGCTGATCGAGCCGACCGCCGGGCGGATCATGCTCGGTGACGAGGACGTCACCGACGTCGACCCGGTGCGGCTGCGCCGCCGGATCGGCTACGTGATCCAGAACGTCGGGCTGTTTCCACACCAGACGGTCCGGGCGAACGTGGCCACCGTGCCCGGGCTGCTCGGCTGGTCCCGTGACCAGACCCGGGCCCGGGTCGACGAGCTGCTCGAGCTGGTCGGGCTGGACCCGGCCCAGTTCGGCCGCCGCTACCCGCACGAACTGTCGGGTGGGCAGCGGCAGCGCGTGGGGGTGGCTCGTGCGCTCGCCGCCGACCCCGTGGTGCTCCTGATGGACGAGCCGTTCTCGGCCGTCGACCCGATCGTCCGGGCCCGCCTCCAGGAGGAGTTCCTCCGGCTCCAGGCCGAGGTCCGCAAGACGATCCTGCTGGTCACCCACGACCTCGACGAGGCGGTCCGGCTCGGCGACCGGATCGCGGTGCTCTCCCACGGCGGACGCCTGCAGCAGTACGACACCCCGGCCGCCCTGCTCGGCGAGCCCGCCACCCCGTTCGTGCGCGAGTTCGTCGGAGCCGACCGGGGCATCCGCCGGCTGGCGGTCACCCAGCTCGACCGGGACGCGCTGGAGCCGCTGCCCGGCGACGCCGAGACGGACCTGCCCACGGTGCCGCTGGACGGCTCCGCGTACGACGCGCTGGCGGTGCTGCTCACCTCGGGGCGGGACCGGCTCGTGGTCACCGACGACGGCCGACCCGTGGGCGCGCTCAGCCGGCAGCGCCTGCTCGACCTCGGCCGCGTGACGGGCTGACCGCCCGGCTCGACCGGTCCGGTCAGGCCCGACCGCCGAGGCTGGCGGTGCCGATGATCCAACCGGAGAGGAAGCCGTAGCCGGCGCCGCTGCTGGCATCCTGCAACGCGCCCAGCAGCGACGGGTCCGGGCCGAACGGCGCCGCCAGCACGGCGGCGAGCCCACCGGCGAGCACGTAGGCGGCCCAGCCGGAGAAGAACTGGCTGACCGAGCCGGGCACCCGGGCCACCTGGGCGGCGGGCAGCAGATAGAGCAGGGCCACCGCGATGGCCACCAGCAGGACGGCCCGCAGGTCGGCGGCGAGCAATCCGCCGGGCTGCCCGTCCGCGTCCAGCCGCCAGGCAGGCCAGGCGAGCAGGCGCAGGTAGTAATCGCCGGCCGACGCCGGGTCGGCTCGCGTACCGGCCCATCCGGTGTACGCCGGGCTGCCGCAGATGCCGACCAGCAGCAGCACGGCGAGCGCGCCGGTGCCGGCGGCCGTCCCGTAGCGGCTGACCGGGCCGCGGCGATGGAAGAGCCCCATGATCCGCCCAGGGCCCGAGCCGACCGACCGGGCGGACCTGGGCTGCCCCGACCGGCTCAGTGCTTCAACAGGTAGTCGATGAAGGCGGCCCGCAGCAGCGGCTCCGACTCCTCGTAGCCGTGACCGGTCAGCTCCCGCCACAGCGCGTTGGCCTCGTCGATGATCGGACCGATCGAGTTCGGCGCGCCGTCCAGCACCGTCGCCTCGTCCGCGTTCGGCAGGTGCCGCAGCACCGACCAGTAGAAACCCACGTCACGGTGCTCCCGGGCGCGGGCGAACGCCCGCTCCCGCAGCTCCTCGGTGGACAGCGTGTCGAGCTCCTCGAACGAGGTTCCGCCGGGGGTGGCGGCAGGTGTGTCGGTCATGCCGCCGAGCCTAACGGTCGAGATCAGCTCCGGCTCGGCGGACGCGACACGGCTCACCGCTCACCGTCTTCCCACCGGCGCGGGCTGTCCTCCCAGCGCGGATCCCGCCACGGGTCGACCGGTTGCGGCGCGGCCGGCGTCTGCAGGGTGGGGGGCCAGGTGTCGACCGGCTGCGACCGTGGCATCGTCCAGCCCGTGCTGATCGTGCCGTCGCCGACCGGCTCGGACTTGTCGGTGCTGTCCGGCCGGGGCCGTCCGTACGTCTCGACCAACCGGGTGACCAGCAGTCCGACGCCGAGCGCGACCCCGCCGACCGTCCAACGGTCAACCGTCCAGCCGCGCGCCCGCGCGTACGCCTGGAAGACGATGACCAGGCACACCGCCAGCAGGGTGCCGAACAGACCACCCCGACGGCCGTACGCGCTGGTGCCGGCGAGCAGGGCCACCCCGATCGCCAGCACCGTCCAGTCCAGCCCCGGGGCGGGCGTGACCGTCCCCGAGCCGTTGGCCGCGAGCAGCACGCCGGCGAGGGCGGCGAGCACGGTGGAGCCGACCAGCGCGAGCGCGGTGACCACGGCAGCCACCACTCCCCGGCGACGGGCCGGATCGGTGACCGGCCGGTACCGGCCGACCAGCCGGCGGATCGCCCGGATGGCGCCGAACAGCCCGCCGAGGACCGCCACCGCGGCGAAGCCGGCCAAGAGGTAGCCGGCGCTCCGCCCGGGGTCGTAGTCGCCCTGCACCAGCACGGGCGCCGACCGGCGTTCGATGTACACCACCACCCCGGCCGCGCCGGCGAGACTGGCTGCCCAGCCCGGCACGTGCAGCACCACCACGGCCAGCGCCAGCGCCAGCCCGCCCAGCGCGGCGGCCGCGACGGCCGGGCCGACGGACTCCGCCAGACCCTGGTCCCCCTGCTCCGCGTAGTGCAGCGCGGCGGCGACCGCGACCGGCCCGACAGCCAGGTTCGGGGCGGCGGTACGCAGGCTCAGCCCGGCGGCGAGGGCGAGCAGCCCGAGCCCGACCAGGCCGACCAGCAGGGTGCGCAGGTTGTCGCCGCGCAGCACGTCCGAGTCGGCCCGCCAGAGCAGCCAGCCCAGAGTGGCGAGACCACCCAGCAGCAGGATCTCCCACACCAGGTGCACGCCGACCCGGTCCCGGCCGGGCTCACCTTGGCTGGGGTCGTCGAAGACGTGCTCCAGAACGGCGGCGGGCACCCCGGACGAGGGCTCGACCGACCCTTCCCGGCCCGCTTCTTCGTACCCCATGACGCCGCCTCCCCAGTGGCCGGCCGTCCCCGCCCCGGTTCGCGGACGGACCGGGGCGGCCATTGCTCTCCGATCGCAGGCACCGTACCCGCGCCCGGAGCCGGGCGTAACCCCCTGTCAGCGCTGGCCGGGGTGGCTCTCCCGCTGGTCTGGCTCACGCTCGTCGTCCGGGCGCTCCGGCACCCGGCAGGAGCGCTCGAGCCAGAGCGCGGCGCCCACCAGCGCCAGCGAGGCCAGCAGGCCGCCCCCGGCGGCCGGTCGATCCTCCGTGGCGGCCCGGGTGGTCTCGACGAAGAGCCAGCCGGTGAGCCCGGCGTAGAAGCCGGCGAAAATGGCCGCGGCCAGCGCCGACGCCTTGGCCAGCACCACGAACCGGGCGACCATCAGCGGGTTGACCGGATCCCGGCCGGGCTTGCGCTCGATCCGGGCCCGGGTGTTGACCGCGGCGTACGCCTCCAGCACGGCGAGCGCGGCCAGTGTCACCACCGGCAGCCAGGGCAGCCGGGGGATGCCGCTGTAGTAGAGGGTGCTAATCAGCAGCCAGGCCACCGCCGCCGCGGCCAGGGCGGCCACGACCAGGGTGGAGATCCGGGTGGGGCCCACCCGCGACCGGTCCGGGCCCGGCCCGCCCGGTGGTGGGGACTTCGCCTGCGTCATGCCGGCCGGCTCCGCTCGGTCATGCCGTCGACTCTAACGCCAGTTCCGGTCGGGGGCGCAGATCCAGCGCGTCGTCGGCGGCCGGGCCGGCGGTCAGCAGGTCGGTGAGCCAGCCGTGACCGGGCAGCCGCCCGTACGGCTGGATGTCGATCCACGGTCGCAGCACGAAGGCGCGCAGGTGCGCCCGGGGATGCGGCAGGGTCAGCTCGGGGTCGTCGCTGAGCACCGGCTCGTCGTCGTCGCCCCAGACCGCGATCACGTCCACGTCGAGGGTGCGCGGCCCGAACCGCCGCTGCGGGTCACGGACCCGGCCGGCCGCGCGCTCCGCGGCCCGCGCCCGCTCCAGCCAGTCGCGTGGGGTCGCGGCGTCGTCCTGGGCCAGCAGCACCGCGTTGAGGTACGCGGGCTGATCGGCGTCGCCCCACGGTGGAGTCTCGTACACGCCGGAGAGCACCAGCACGCTGTCGCCGAGCGTGGCGACGGCCGTCCGCAGGTGGCCCAGCCGGTCGCCCAGGTTGCTGCCGAGCGAGAGCACGGCCCGGGTCACCGGGCACGCGCCCGGGTCATGGTGACGGCCACGTCGGTGAAGGTGTGCGGCACCGGCGCCTCCGGCTTGTGCACGGTGACGGTGGCGTTGACGACCCGCTCGTCGGCCAGGCAGACCGCGAGCAGGCGGTCAGCGAGGGTTTCGATCAGGTTGACCGGCTCGCCGGTCACCACCGCGACCAGACGCTCGGCCAGCTCGCCGTAGTGGACGGTGAAGGTGACGTCGTCGCTGGCGGCGGCCGGGGCGAGGTCCAGTTCCAGCACGGCGTCGACGACGAAATCCTGCCCCTGGACCCGTTCGAAGTCGTACACCCCGTGCCGCCCCCGGGCCCGCAGGCCGGTCAGCTGGATCCGGTCCATCATCGCTGCACCTCTCGCTCGCGCCCGGCGGGGGCGGGGGCCATACGCGGACTGCCGGTGGCGACCCAGACGGCGAGCGCGTCGGTGGTGGCCTGGACGTCGTGCACGCGTACCCCCCAGGCGCCCGTCGCGACCGCCAGCACGCTGGTGGCGACGGTGGCCGCCTCCCGCTGCGCGGTGGGTCGCGGCGTCCCGTCCGAGCCGGCGAGCAGTCGGCCGAGGTAGGACTTGCGGCTGGCGCCGAAGAGCAGCGGGTACCCGAGGTCGAGCAGCTCCGGCAGGCGGGCGCTCAACTCCCAGTTGTGCGCGGCCGTCTTGGCGAAGCCGAGGCCGGGATCGATGACGATGCGGTCGGCGGCCACTCCGGCGGCCAGCGCCGCGTCGATCCGCTGGGCCAGCTCGGCCCGCACGTCGGCCACCACGTCGGTGTAACTGGCCAGCTCGCGCATCTCTCGGGAGTGGCCACGCCAGTGCATCAGCACCCAGGGACAGCCGGCGTCGCGGACCACCCGGGCCATGTCCGGGTCGGCCAGCCCGCCGGAGACGTCGTTGACGACAACCGCGCCGGCACCCAGGGCGGCCTCGGCCACCCGGGCGCGGCTGGTGTCGATGCTGACCGGCACGCCGGCGGCGGTCAGCTCGCGGATGACCGGCAGCACCCGGTCGGCCTCGGTCGCCGCGTCGATCCTTTCGGCGCCCGGTCGGGTCGACTCACCGCCGACATCGACCAGGTGCGCTCCCGCAGCACGCAGACGGACGCCGTGTCCGACGGCCGCACCCAGGTCGGCGTACCGTCCGCCGTCGGAGAAGGAGTCCGGCGTGACGTTGAGGACGCCCATCACCACCGGGCCCGGGGCCCGCACCAGATCGGTCACGACTAGACGGTAC contains:
- a CDS encoding Rossmann-like and DUF2520 domain-containing protein; its protein translation is MSAPLRPRPTAPQGPAAPRDRAVIGAPAAVTSRLLTVGVIGAGRVGAVLGAALAAAGHRVVAVAGGSGASRARLALLLPEVPRRPVAAVAHAAADLLLIAVPDDALAGVVADLADRGALRPGQVVAHTSGAHGLAVLAPAAAVGARPLALHPAMTFTGTPDDLTRLAGISYGVTAPAELRPLAARLVADLGGVPEWVGEADRPLYHAALAHGANHLVTLVNEATDRLRDAGVARPEKVLAPLLRAALENALRLGDDALTGPVSRGDAGTVQRHLARLAATAPESVPAYLALARRTADRAIAAGRLRPVDAQSLLGVLADTSREVAA
- a CDS encoding SAM-dependent methyltransferase; its protein translation is MPWRDAMSRALYGPDGFFVSGTGPADHFRTSVHASPVFAGALLRLIAEVDTALGHPSRLDVVDVGAGRGELLHELLRSIEDAAGFAVGVSGEPTRSGRSGLIPPRAGSPETLTSTASARRSPDDPSAVAVRPSLAERVRFTAVELAPRPEHLPEKIEWVSEIPAGINGVLLATEWLDNVPLDVAVHTEDDWRYVLVDAENGAETIGELVSPDDLDWLTTWWTRRTSPRRADRDPNPAAAGTAATGATESGFRAARPAQGSSLTARSRPGCPETPHSNHTRAEIGRSRDEAWANAVRKIERGMAVAVDYGHLREERPVDGTLTGYRGGRQVPPVPDGSADVTAHVAMDSVASAGAAVARCAYSLVSQREALRALGADGGRPPLSLAGTDPGGYVRALAAASAVAELIDPAGLGGHWWLRQPVGIPLGPAVAR
- a CDS encoding NADH-quinone oxidoreductase subunit D → MTGMTTDAGDLRELTVGTGAGLVAGTGDQQLGTDMVLNIGPQHPSTHGVLRLKLVLDGERVIACEPIIGYMHRGAEKLFEVRDYRQIIVLANRHDWLSAFSNELGVVLAVERLMGMEVPERATWLRMALAELNRVLNHLMFLGSYPLEIGAITPVFYAFRERETIQAVMEEVSGGRIHYMFNRVGGLKEEVPYGWTGRARAAIGEVRRRLPDLDHLIRRNEIFLARTVGVGVLSAADAAAFGASGPVARASGLDLDLRRDDPYLAYDQLDVPVVTRTAGDCHARFEVLLDQVYASLDLAEQCLDRVDRLTGPINTRLPKVLKAPEGHTYAWTENPLGINGYYLVSRGEKTPWRLKLRTASYANVQALATLLPGCLVPDLIAILGSMFFVVGDIDK
- a CDS encoding glycine betaine ABC transporter substrate-binding protein, coding for MRARTRLAIGAIGVVAAAGLLTGCGDAGSSGTDAPQQGASGAGCAPVAGQQLIALQDDKKLQNSDNVIPAVNSKVSNPQLIAALDKVSAALDTPKLIQLNKAVTDDRKTPKVAAEEFASANNVTAGIAKGPGGEIVVGAGNFAESQTLGELYRIALTAAGYQVKVQQIGNRELYEPALEKGEVQVVPEYAATMAEFLNTKANGPNAQPVSSPDINKTVTALKAEGDKVGITFGTAAAAQNQNAFAVTQAFADKYGVRTLSELAAKCSGNATVLGGPPECQQRPFCKPGLEKTYGLSVGSFSSLDQGGPLTKNGLRTGAISVGLIFSSDGAFATS
- a CDS encoding ABC transporter permease, with translation MWLNDPLNWTNPGGILDRLGEHLEISAAAVALGCLVAWPLGLWLGHTGRGGGLVVLVSNATLAIPTLALLTILPLTFLGFGRTPVVVALAVFAVPPLLANAYTGVRQADLEALDAARGMGLSGGQVLRRVELPLAVPYLAAGFRTAAVQVIATTALASFVNGGGLGEIIRTGFGLSIAVGGGQILAGGVLVAGLALLAEVVLGGVERLITPRPLRRDRQRAGRPRPADATGRA
- a CDS encoding ABC transporter permease — protein: MSFRLSYRADPGNPWFSWQYVRDNSDTILAAVGEHASLTGRAVLIAVLIALPLSVVAYWFRPLAGPILGVTGVIYTIPSLALFAFVAPYLGTGATTVLVGLVLYALLLIVRNVVAGLNQVPPEVRDAAEGMGYGRWRRLFRIDLPLAIPGIMTGLRLATVSTVALVTVGVLVGHGGLGQLIFAGFQNNLYKAEIMTGTVLCVALAVLLDLLLVLVGRLVTPWSARGVR